From a single Nocardioides sp. dk884 genomic region:
- a CDS encoding GH1 family beta-glucosidase — protein sequence MPPQRSFPVLPPAFELGVSTSAYQIEGAVEEDGRGPSIWDTFSHTPGRIQGGDTGDVACDHYHRWPEDLGLVARLGVQGYRMSLAWPRIQPTGSGAPNQRALDHYDRVIDGVLEAGAEPMVTLYQWDLPQALEDDGGWLNRATADRFADYAEIVAERYADRVTHWVPVNEPNVAAFVGYGIGTSAPGRELLFDSVGAAHHLLLGHGRAAVALRAAGATSIGCANNHAPMWPASEDPADVGAGKLFDAIWNGLFLEPMLLGRYPEDLLPLLEPEIVEGDLATIRQPLDFYGVNYYSPMKVAATDEDAALPFELRPLLGYPTTDGGWTVVPAALREWLITARARYRAALPPIVITEAGCAYDVRPGPDGVIDDQQRIDYLDSHLRAVADAVQRGVDVRGFYTWSLLDGFEWSRGYSLRYGLVDVDRETQRRTPKASFDWYAGLIAAQTRSVG from the coding sequence GTGCCCCCCCAGCGCTCGTTCCCCGTGCTGCCGCCTGCCTTCGAGCTGGGCGTGAGCACATCGGCCTATCAGATCGAGGGTGCGGTCGAGGAGGACGGCCGTGGACCCAGCATCTGGGACACCTTCAGCCACACCCCTGGACGGATCCAGGGCGGCGACACCGGCGACGTCGCGTGCGACCACTACCACCGCTGGCCCGAGGACCTCGGGCTCGTGGCGCGCCTCGGCGTGCAGGGCTACCGGATGTCGCTGGCCTGGCCACGCATCCAGCCGACCGGCTCGGGTGCGCCGAACCAGCGCGCGCTCGACCACTACGACCGGGTGATCGACGGGGTCCTCGAGGCCGGGGCGGAGCCGATGGTCACGCTCTACCAGTGGGACCTCCCGCAGGCGCTCGAGGACGACGGTGGCTGGCTCAACCGGGCCACCGCCGACCGGTTCGCCGACTACGCCGAGATCGTCGCCGAGCGCTACGCCGACCGGGTCACCCACTGGGTGCCGGTCAACGAGCCCAACGTCGCGGCGTTCGTCGGCTACGGCATCGGGACCTCCGCGCCGGGCCGTGAGCTGCTCTTCGACTCCGTCGGTGCGGCCCACCACCTGCTGCTCGGCCATGGGCGGGCGGCGGTCGCCCTGCGCGCCGCGGGGGCCACGAGCATCGGCTGCGCCAACAACCACGCGCCGATGTGGCCGGCCTCCGAGGACCCGGCCGACGTCGGCGCCGGCAAGCTCTTCGACGCCATCTGGAACGGCCTGTTCCTGGAGCCGATGCTCCTGGGCCGCTATCCCGAGGACCTGCTGCCGCTGCTCGAGCCGGAGATCGTCGAGGGCGACCTCGCCACCATCCGGCAGCCGCTGGACTTCTACGGCGTCAACTACTACAGCCCGATGAAGGTCGCGGCCACCGACGAGGACGCGGCACTGCCCTTCGAGCTGCGCCCGCTGCTGGGCTACCCGACCACCGACGGCGGCTGGACGGTCGTCCCCGCCGCGCTGCGCGAGTGGCTGATCACCGCCCGTGCCCGTTACCGCGCGGCGCTCCCGCCGATCGTGATCACCGAGGCCGGCTGCGCCTACGACGTGCGGCCCGGGCCCGACGGCGTGATCGACGACCAGCAGCGCATCGACTACCTCGACTCCCACCTGCGCGCCGTGGCCGATGCCGTCCAGCGCGGGGTGGACGTGCGCGGCTTCTACACCTGGTCGCTGCTCGACGGTTTCGAGTGGAGCCGCGGCTACTCGCTGCGCTACGGCCTGGTCGACGTCGACCGCGAGACCCAGCGCCGCACCCCCAAGGCCTCCTTCGACTGGTACGCCGGCCTGATCGCCGCCCAGACGCGTTCGGTGGGGTAG
- a CDS encoding dienelactone hydrolase family protein: MADVLLLHHACGRTSGMRSLADRLGAAGHTVHLPDLYDGRVFDDLDAGIDHARSLGFDVLLERGRASAEGLPDDLVVAGVSLGVMAAQTLAQLRPGVRGALLLEACLPAEELGPWPAGVPVQVHGMADDPFFAGDGDLAAARELVAAQPELAELFVYPGEQHLFTDPSLASHDEAATSLLLERILAFLERVDEDEPG; encoded by the coding sequence ATGGCCGACGTACTCCTGCTCCACCACGCCTGCGGGCGCACCTCCGGGATGCGCTCCCTCGCCGACCGTCTCGGCGCTGCGGGGCACACCGTCCACCTGCCTGACCTCTACGACGGGCGCGTCTTCGACGACCTCGACGCCGGCATCGACCATGCCCGGTCGCTGGGCTTCGACGTCCTGCTCGAGCGGGGGCGCGCCAGCGCCGAGGGGCTGCCTGACGACCTCGTCGTCGCGGGCGTCTCGCTCGGGGTGATGGCGGCCCAGACCCTGGCCCAGCTCCGCCCGGGCGTACGCGGCGCGCTGCTGCTGGAGGCCTGCCTGCCCGCCGAGGAGCTCGGTCCCTGGCCCGCCGGCGTACCCGTGCAGGTGCACGGCATGGCCGACGACCCGTTCTTCGCCGGCGACGGCGACCTCGCGGCAGCCCGCGAGCTGGTCGCGGCCCAGCCCGAGCTCGCCGAGCTGTTCGTCTACCCCGGCGAGCAGCACCTCTTCACCGACCCCAGCCTCGCCTCGCACGACGAGGCCGCCACCTCGCTGCTCCTCGAGCGGATCCTGGCCTTCCTGGAGCGGGTCGACGAGGACGAGCCGGGCTAG